DNA sequence from the Anaerolineales bacterium genome:
GACCGTGGTTTACAGCGTGATGGCGATCATCCTGCTCCGGCGCGAGAATCGCGCCCGGGGCTGGAAGGATCTGGTCCTGCCAGGCCTGCTGGGCGCGACCCTGGCCCTGGCGCAAATCGCGCTGATCGACTGGATTCGCTTCGCAGTGACCCAGACCTGGAACGGCTTTGTGCTCTAAGGAGGAGAAACTGGAATGACTGAACTTGCAGGTGTCCTCACGGCCTTCGGCCTGGCGGCCAGCGCCGGGTTGAACGCCTATGTGCCGTTGCTGACCATCGCTCTGATGGCGCGCTTCACCAACCTGTTGACGCTGTCGGAACGCTGGGAGCCGCTGACCAGCTGGTGGGTGATCGGCGCGCTGGTGATCCTGACGGCGGTGGAGTTCTTCGCCGACAAGGCGCCGGCGATCAATCACGTCAACGACGCCATCCAGACCTTCGTTCGTCCGGCGGCCGGGGCCGTGCTCTTCGCCGCCAGCACCGGCGCCGTGACCAACATCCACCCGGTGGTGGCCATCATCGCCGGTCTGCTGGTGGCGGGAACGGTCCATGCGGTCAAGGCCGCCGCCGTTCGTCCGGCGATCACCGCCACCACCGGCGGGGCGGGC
Encoded proteins:
- a CDS encoding DUF4126 domain-containing protein — protein: MTELAGVLTAFGLAASAGLNAYVPLLTIALMARFTNLLTLSERWEPLTSWWVIGALVILTAVEFFADKAPAINHVNDAIQTFVRPAAGAVLFAASTGAVTNIHPVVAIIAGLLVAGTVHAVKAAAVRPAITATTGGAGNVPVSIAEDVTATVLSILAILVPIVLGCLIVLFTAFVIWWLWQRSDAHRVAPLHS